A region of the Mycobacterium sp. NBC_00419 genome:
TCGCCGAGGTACACCAGTTCGCTGAAGTCCAGGTCGAATCCCTGCTGGCGCCAGTGCTCGGAGACGGTCTTCATCTGCTCCCGCGAGTCCTGCTCGGTGGCCGGGTCCGAGGGCGGCGCGCAGTCGATCGCCACCCGGCTGCCGGGTGCGGACAGCGCCGTCACGGTATCGAGCAGGCGGTCCTGGGCGTCGGGGGGCAGGTAGCCCAGCAGGCCCTCGGCGCTCCACGCGGTGGGTAGTTGCGGATCGAACCCGGCTTCCCGCAGGGCGGCGGCCCAGTCGTCGCGCAGATCGATCGCCACGGGCCGCCGGTCGCAGGTGGGCGCCGCGCCGAGACCGGCCAGGGTGGTCGTTTTGAATGCGATGACGTCGGGCTGGTCGATCTCGAAGACCGTCGTGCCGGCGGGCCAGTTCAGCCGGTAGGCGCGGGAGTCCAGTCCTGAGGCCAGGATCACCGCTTGCCGGATGCCTGACCCGGCGGCTGCCAGGAAGAACTCGTCGAAGAATTTCGTCCGCACCGCCATGTTGTCGGTCATCCGGGTCACACCCATGGCGGTCTGCGAATCGGGTGCCGGAAGGTCGCCGCCGGCCATCCGGGTGAAGAAGTCGACGCCCACCGCGCGAACCAGGGGTTCGGCGTAGGGGTCGTCGATCAGTGGCTGCGCCTCACTGGAAGCGGCGGCCCGGGCGGCGGCCACCAGGGTTGCGGTTGCGCCCACGCTGGAGGCCAGGTCCCAGGTGTCGTTGTCGGTGCGCGTCATCGTCAAACCTCACTGGTACGAATTAATACTTAGCTGATATAACCACTAGCGACTGTACGCCCCGCCGACTGACAGCCGCCTGTGAGCAGGGCCGGGGTGGCCCATGGCCGCGGCGCGGCTGCACGGAGTGCGGTCCTGCCTGCGCCAACTGTTACTCTCGTAGACTGTTTGAGCGCGCGGTGTTGCAGGCTTAAAAGCTGGCGGCGATCGCCGCAAGGCAGGATTACCCAACCGCTGGCCAGCCCAGCCCCATTGGCACGTCGTGACATGTCGTCCGGCTGCCCAGGAGGAAGAGTGCTCTCGGCTTTCATCTCATCGCTGCGGACAGTCGACCTGAGGCGAAAGATCCTGTTCACCCTGGGCATCGTCATCCTGTACCGGGTTGGCGCATCGCTGCCCTCACCAGGGGTCAACTACAAGAACGTCCACCAGTGCATCGAGCAGGTCAGCGGCGGCAGTGGCGCGCAGATCTACTCGCTGATCAACCTGTTCTCCGGCGGCGCGCTGCTGCAGTTGACGGTGTTCGCGGTGGGCGTCATGCCCTACATCACCGCGAGCATCATCGTGCAGCTGCTGACGGTCGTGATTCCGCGCTTCGAACAGCTGCGCAAGGAAGGTCAGGCCGGTCAGGCCAAGATGACGCAGTACACGCGTTATCTGGCGATCGCCCTGGCGATCCTGCAGGCCACCAGCATCGTGGCGCTGGCCGCCAACGGCGGGCTGCTGCAGGGCTGCACGCTCGACATCATTCAAGACCAGAGCATCTTCGCCCTGATCATCATCGTGCTGGTCATGACCGCGGGCGCGGCCCTGGTCATGTGGATGGGTGAGCTGGTCACCGAGCGCGGCGTCGGCAACGGCATGTCGCTGCTCATCTTCGCCGGCATCGCCGCCCGCATCCCCGCCGAGGGCAAGTCCATCCTGGACAGCCGCGGCGGCCTGATCTTCGCCGCGGTCTGTGTGGCCGCCCTGGTGATCATCGTCGGCGTGGTCTTCGTCGAGCAGGGCCAGCGCCGCATCCCGGTGCAGTACGCCAAGCGAATGGTCGGCCGCAAGATGTACGGCGGAACGTCGACCTACCTGCCGCTGAAGGTCAACCAGGCCGGCGTCATCCCGGTCATCTTCGCCTCGTCACTGATCTACATCCCGCACCTGATCACCCAGCTGATCCAGAGTGGCCGCAAGACCCCGAGCAACAACTGGTGGGACCGCTTCGTCGCGAACTACCTGACCAACCCGGCCGATCCGGTCTACGTCGGGATCTACTTCGGCCTGATCATCTTCTTCACCTACTTCTACGTCTCGATCACGTTCAACCCGGACGAGCGGGCTGACGAGATGAAGAAGTTCGGTGGCTTCATTCCGGGGATCCGCCCGGGCAAGCCCACCGCCGACTACCTGCGCTATGTGCTGAACCGGATCACCCTTCCCGGCTCGATCTACCTCGGCGTGATCGCCGTTCTGCCCAACGTGTTCCTGCAGATGGGCAACGGCGGCGGCGTCCAGAACTTGCCGTTCGGCGGCACAGCGGTTCTGATCATGATTGGCGTCGGTTTGGATACCGTCAAACAAATCGAGAGCCAGCTCATGCAGCGCAACTACGAAGGGTTCCTGAAGTGAGAATCGTTTTGCTT
Encoded here:
- the secY gene encoding preprotein translocase subunit SecY → MLSAFISSLRTVDLRRKILFTLGIVILYRVGASLPSPGVNYKNVHQCIEQVSGGSGAQIYSLINLFSGGALLQLTVFAVGVMPYITASIIVQLLTVVIPRFEQLRKEGQAGQAKMTQYTRYLAIALAILQATSIVALAANGGLLQGCTLDIIQDQSIFALIIIVLVMTAGAALVMWMGELVTERGVGNGMSLLIFAGIAARIPAEGKSILDSRGGLIFAAVCVAALVIIVGVVFVEQGQRRIPVQYAKRMVGRKMYGGTSTYLPLKVNQAGVIPVIFASSLIYIPHLITQLIQSGRKTPSNNWWDRFVANYLTNPADPVYVGIYFGLIIFFTYFYVSITFNPDERADEMKKFGGFIPGIRPGKPTADYLRYVLNRITLPGSIYLGVIAVLPNVFLQMGNGGGVQNLPFGGTAVLIMIGVGLDTVKQIESQLMQRNYEGFLK
- a CDS encoding class I SAM-dependent methyltransferase gives rise to the protein MTMTRTDNDTWDLASSVGATATLVAAARAAASSEAQPLIDDPYAEPLVRAVGVDFFTRMAGGDLPAPDSQTAMGVTRMTDNMAVRTKFFDEFFLAAAGSGIRQAVILASGLDSRAYRLNWPAGTTVFEIDQPDVIAFKTTTLAGLGAAPTCDRRPVAIDLRDDWAAALREAGFDPQLPTAWSAEGLLGYLPPDAQDRLLDTVTALSAPGSRVAIDCAPPSDPATEQDSREQMKTVSEHWRQQGFDLDFSELVYLGERNEAGAYLSGHGWLVQSTSVNDLLAVSGRDAFGEDEPMGKLTYIDATLGGLR